GTCAGGACCCTCAGGAAAGTGGACATCAAGAAAACAGGAGACCACATCGTACTTCTTTTTGAGGCCAACGGTTTTTTAAAACACATGGTTCGGAACCTCACCGGAGCGCTTGTGGAGGTTGGTCAGGGAAAACTGTTTCCCGATGACATCAGGCGGCTGCTCCTGGGAAGGTCCAGGGAGAACGCTCCCAAAAAAGCTCCGCCCCAGGGTCTCACTCTTATGCAGGTTACATATTAAACCTGGTTTGAGCACCGTAGGTTTTCTGTCCACCATTACTTTAGCTGCGGTGGAAGTACGCGAAGGAACGCGGACGGTGGCAGGGAAAATCCCGAATGGGCGACTTGGGGGAAGAGTTGGATCCAGAATGCAGAATTCAGAATCCAGTAGCCAGTAAAAAGGCGCGGTTCTTAAATAAAGGCGATAGTATTTACCACCGGCTTCTACCTCTTGACCCGCAGGGGCAATTTAATTAAACTCCTGACTCGATTCTAAACCTCATTTATTAAGCGAGCTCAATGCTGAAAATAAATAACATCCACACCTATTACGGTAATATCCACGCCCTGAAGGGCGTGAGCATAGAGGTTTCCGAAGGGGAGATCATAACCCTTATTGGGGCCAACGGTGCCGGAAAAACGACGACCCTGATGTCTATCTCCGGGGTTGTTCCCATCCGGGAGGGAGAGATCCTTTTCCAGGGAGAACCGATCCACACCAGGCCCCCCGACCAGATCGTCGGTCTCGGGATATCTCAGGTTCCGGAGGGTAGACTTATATTCCCCGGGCTTACTGTGATGGAAAACCTGGATATCGGTGCCTTCCTGAGAAAGGATAAAGCCGGCATAAAGGAAGATCTGGATTATGTTCTGGATCTGTTCCCGATCCTGGCTGAGCGCCGACACCAGGCGGGAGGCACCTTGAGCGGAGGAGAACAGCAGATGCTGGCCATCTCTCGTTCACTCATGGCCAGGCCGCGACTTCTTCTCATGGACGAGCCTTCTCTCGGACTTGCCCCGATCATCGTGGAGCGCATTTTCGAGA
The nucleotide sequence above comes from bacterium. Encoded proteins:
- a CDS encoding ABC transporter ATP-binding protein → MLKINNIHTYYGNIHALKGVSIEVSEGEIITLIGANGAGKTTTLMSISGVVPIREGEILFQGEPIHTRPPDQIVGLGISQVPEGRLIFPGLTVMENLDIGAFLRKDKAGIKEDLDYVLDLFPILAERRHQAGGTLSGGEQQMLAISRSLMARPRLLLMDEPSLGLAPIIVERIFEIIRKINQENQTTIFLVEQNANMALQIAHRGYVMENGRITLVDSARNLATNEDVKKAYLGI